GCTTGGAGAAGCGGTTCCACCTATATTTTGAGACGATAGCAGCCACAGTTGGAACGAGCGGTGGAGAATTCACTCCGACACAGAGTGAATTGAAGATTGTGTTGAAAACACAAATGGACAAATGAATGATGTCCCtggaaaatctgatttctgttttgtcattgcagttttgcagctGTTCTAGCGTCCTGTGGATGTGGTCTCATTCAAAGTTTGCGTTCTTTGATAAAAGAGTAAAGTAATTTCACCTGATGGAAAATAACAAAGCCCAAATTTACCCTTTTAATTTAAGCCATTGTTTGATTATGCTGACACTGATGACGATGACACTAGAGAATGTTGTACTTATATTTCTGATGCTAATGAAACCCATATTGATGAAGCAATGTCTGCCTTATAAAACCTGTAACAGGCCATGTCTCAGGATGCTGTGCCCTCACGAGAGGAATTTCTTTCTTATAGCTTATATTTGGACCAGGGTGGCATCTGCTGTTGAAATTTAtgtctcttatttttattcttttcttgttttgtatttgtactGCCTGAATAATCCCATGTCCAAAATCAATGATAGTTAAAACTGTTGGAAAAGTTATGTATCAGTATCAACCTGTTGCCTCCATCTCTGAAGGAAACCCCGATGTCGGATGCTTATTGAAAATGTGCCAGtaagaaatgtatttctgatgtttgtgttggacttcaaaataataatatgaaaaacagGAGGgaatgttagaaaaaataatctaggttcatttacttatgagtttaaggtaatgttttcatattattattttgtgtgtttgtttgacgTCTTTCTTTTGTAGTACATCATAAACTgttttaggatgtttgcctggtggctagaaacatttacacattcttgcgtcttcagctgctgtggtcattagctgattgttttattagcttcctgtgaaactgattggtaaTGGTCAGCCTCGTGTCCTTGTAAGGGCACGTCAacagaaggttccagatcatcctgtagtaaaggtctttgatccattgtgtgaaaaagccaacctctttctttgtaatcataataaaaggcagttggggactgAGAGCCAACGGAGTTGATCCCAGACAGTGTTTGACGACGGTTCTCCGTGTCTGgctcagcttcccttttctgcagaaaagcaatttgtgtctctggttgattccttgcaggttaggaactaaaatagacccaacaaCGGGTACTTGAAAGTGTGTCGGTTAGAGAGGAGGAGTTTGTTCAAGAGACATAAAGGTAGAGAAACCCAGTCAAGCTTCAGATGATCACTCTTCCTTCTACGGTAggtacatttaaattttttggtcAGATAAGTAGGGAACAAGTATTTACAAGTTGTTTTAAAGGTCAAGTTAAATGGAGCATGTATTTGCTTTATAAAATTCTACTTCAATGACTATTAATTTTGATGTAGGTAAGAATTTTTTATAGAGCCCTAGAACCTTCCATCTGAAACAGCATCTGTGACTAAAGCTTCAAACACAGGAAATACAAAGTCTTAAGGGTCCATTTCACCACAGTCTGCCCACGTAGGGTGGATTTTTCATATTATAGGATTAAGAGAAATACCACTTTATTATGTATTGAGTTCATCTTACTGTGTTTCACTGTGAAacaatttcttcatatttatgcATAAATTTGTTGACAAATTAGCCAATAGTTTTTGACTTTTGTAGTACacagatcttttaaaaaattgtttttctgtttgcgAATAGAGTTAGTTTTTTGGTTGCTTTTCTTCCAGGCACTTTAAACATGTTCACCACACACTCCTTCCCCGTAGAGTAAAGAGCTCCATTACAAAATGAGGATTtagattgaaaacattttggttttgacCCTAAATATTGCTTGATGAATGAAGAAAGTGGAGAAATTGAGTTGATGAAGGGGGGTAGAAAAGTTGCTGGTAAATAGGTTCCACTACTCAGAGCAGATACTGCATGAGAAAGAACTTAAGAGATCAGAAGCAGATTTTACTGCTCAGCCTTTGGCGATCATTCTCATCCTCATACggtatttttatgtaatttttctcTCATCATTTTGGAAGTGACAAAAGCTTTAACTCAGATCATTgttcacatatttaaataaaactttggttGTATCTTGGAGGAAAGTGTTTgccaaatatataaaaaaacaaaaaaagaaaaacaatttggaGGTTCTGATAGTAAAGGTAAACTTTTACTAAAGAATTTGCTTTATtcaaatgccttgttgctgaaatgtgtccTACAAAAACACTTACATTGATCAAAGtaaacaatgaagaaaacacCCATATAACTGCATCTATATATGGAATAATATAAACATATGTCCATGTCCCCAGATGAAATGgggttttaaatgaaaaatagttaTCTACTATTTCAAACAATAGCAGTAAATACCATAATTATAAAAAACTGGTGTAAAATCCATAAGTCATAAAAAAGAATTCATATCTCCTTGTCTGCAACAGGAACAATTTCAATCATATTGCAAGTATGTACACATAAATAGTTTCCAATAAATAAGTTTGACAGTACTTTTAACAATGTcacttaaatttaaataaattataataaaaacataaatcgTGTAACAATTGCCAAATTATCACCAGATTCTAAAGCCAACGTATAGAATAGCATCAGTTTTCCATGAGGTAAAGACATTCAGtgcttgaaaaaataaataaattaaaaacattcaacacTGTTTTAGaacacaaattaataaattaattcctAACCATACTTGaggaaatctttaaaatattatcaGATAGTCATGTCTACCTGTGGAATCATATTATATTTCATAGTTCCTAGGTTCTCTGGTTTTTAAGTAGAAAGTCAACCGCCATTTTATACCACACAGAGCCCAATTAATAAATAGAAGATTCAGGATTTTTGCAGGAAAATACTAAAACATTCTGAGATGATCAAGTTTACATTTGCAGTAATATACATTTATCTCTATATTCCTAGATGGAatgttttatacatatataaaacattGCAAGTCAATAAACTCGCAGAAATTCCATAATACATCAAAGAAATTACCATAATATTCTGATAATAAAATCTACATGTGAAATATATTCATGCATTTCAATGTTCCAAATTTCAAtggtgtttagaaaaaatattttatgccaTACTTAGCctaataaacattcataaaaaagtCAGTAATTCATCAAAAAATTACCAAAGTATTATCTTGTACATTTTTGCTCATAAGCTATACCCACTTTGACCAATCACTGCCATGCTGACATAACATcataaaattgaatttttttccagtACTTCTGTTGGCTTTGAACCATCTGAGGCGTTAAGAATCGTTTTGCATATTATGCAAGTTTTCTACtgattagcaaaataaaaaaataaaacataattataagGATTTAAGTTTCCGTGTTGTTTTCTAGTTAATTCAGTTCCTGTGTTGTCTCATTTACCCCTTAATTGTTTCCAGCTCGTTTTCCCCTTATTGTCCTTTGTGTTACCTGCTCGCCCTCGGAGCAGGTCACACAGGTGGTCATGTCTACCCTCAGTCGTGTTTTAGTctccagttgctaccagtgtcTGAGCTCCCTAACCCTCACTGCTCACCTGCGCTCCCTGGATTCCTGTTCATTTCGCCATTGCCTTCATTAAACCTTCGTTTTCACTTCAACCTGGGTCCAACCCGCGTCCATCCtcaccaacaacaaaacacaattcatCACAATAATAAAGCATAATTCAAAGCACATGTTGCAAAAGAGAAACAATGTCTACATCTGGTTAGTTGTCAAAACTAGGTTTTGCCTTTGGAAATGTTATAATCTTTGACGTAGTCTTTAGCGTTTAAGAAAATGGTGAAACTCAAATTGGCTCTATTAACAATAACTCACtattttctttgggttttattcTTATAATTGTTCTTTTAACTACTCTGGTaaaatttagtgttttatgTTACTATAAGTACAATGAAAAAACACGTTAGCTTTTAATGTTctatcattttctattttatgtcaaatgtgaaaatattttggttGCATCTCGTTTTACAGTCTGGTtgcttttaaaaacctttaaaggaaaagcagattaaaattgtttattttatttataaagataaGTATTTAATCATCTTACGCTATGTTTCAGCAGCTAACAGCTTGGCTGGCCAGCTCTCTGGATTCTCAATACTACGTTTTGACAGCTGTGTATACAGTGCAGGTAAGACCCGGTTACTTTAAGCAAATGTTGAACgaaactgaacatttaaaacaatatgcTTCAACCCTTCCATACTCACTTCTATTTAGTACAGAGGACATTGGCTTATGTAAGAGTGTTGAATATACAGTATATGCATAACATGCATATACTGTATATTCTTGTCAGGAAGAGTCTTAAGTGCACTTCGAAATATATGATGTtactattttctgaaataaaaatttaaatgatgaGATTACAATGTagaatgtaaagtttaaaaagatcCATGCAGAGTCACAGTGAGCTCCtgacccatccatccatctccttAGCCCGTGATTGGTCACGGGGCCAGCAGTTTAAGAACCAAAGCCTTAAGCTTGGTTCCTTGCTACTCCAGTGGAATCCCACACAGACATGCATGAATAGTGATATTGCagtgttaaacaaaaataatcacaaacaaTGCTTTCCCAAAATGGTGCAGCTTTCTTATTAAAGAACAGAGGGACACTTTGGTTCTGTGTtcctttgtttgcattttgggACAAGGGGAACCAACTTTATATGCAAAAGACCTGGAAATAGGACATATTAATTCGGGGTTTGGAGGCATTTTTTATGCTTCAGGCAGAAAATATACTTCACTTTTCATTTAGTCAGGCTGCAGTTTGAACACATCGAACTGTGGTAGAATAAAAACCAGATGCACTTACAGCTgttcacatccatccatccttgtcccttagaggggtccGAGGGTtactggttcctatctccagctaacgttccaagtgagaggcagggtcaccctggacaggtcgccactgtgcagcccctgctgttcacaatttaagaaaaattataaaaacagtgTAGTGATATTGTTTAGAGCTTAGCCTTTTTAACTTCTAGCATGAAGAAAACTGTATGCTTCTGACATGTCCAATACTATAGCAGTAATCTGTTAAACTAGGATTCCTTTTAATCAGTAGTCAGTGCTTCAGAGCCTTATcttcaaataaaagctgcagtttggTATTTTTACTACAACATTCATATTCAAATGCAACTCTTGGCCGTTGTTACATCAAATATAGTCCAATAATGTTGGCTTTTAAAGCTGGAGTAAGTaacttttgtgaaaatgttttttcacgtttgttaaaactgtcaccatgtcagcAAGTGAACAGCTGTGCAGCAGCATACATACTGCAGCTGTAGATGCTGCCTGAAAAGTCAATACATTTACTATACCTTGTTTTGTGATTATTGGTATCATCAACGGTAAGAAACAACCTGAACAACTTAAAATGGGGAAGATAAAAGTTTAGTTCCATTTTGActactttttttcagttcacACTGAGAGATGGACATCGATGGAGTCGTGGAACTGGCAGCTCTGGGCCGGCCTTTCGCACTGGGAATGCTGTATGATCTGCGGAGCGATTCACTTGTTACTGGTAAGAGCTCGCATGTAAGGTCATTGATGTATTCCAATTAGATTTATGTCAGGCTTACGGAACAAGTCttagagttgttgtttttttttttctttcttattttgagACGTTTTGTCAGCTCTGATGGCCTCTATTTGACAGTGGTTCGACAGGAAAGCAGGTTGTtagagagagggaagacatgcagcaaaagtCGTGGAGCCAGTACCAGGTCACATGGCCCAACTcttaagtgtttatttcttattattttattaataattcatttacACCACATTACATCATTAAATGGCTTAATTTCTACCATTTCCTTTTGGTAGAAAGTAAGCTTATCAAAGATCATCTGCTTATGAGGTGTTCCAGCTTTACTCCTGATTTACACTAAACCGTGGCCGCGCTCCGCTCAACCACGGTGCAGCCTCCACAGTAAATAAGCACCCATCATAATCAATGAGAGCATTTACACTGACATCTTCACAGCTGCACAGTGCTCCACATTTCTACAGAACCATCAACCAAAATTAGAACCAGCACAGGATCCTGTATTTTCAAAGAAGTTCATCAATAGTCCATTATGACAATCTGAAAAAATGATTTTGGAATGTCTTGCAGATATATTCaaaatagaaatccaagaaatgACATTTATATGAGTAATTTATATGAGTATTCACAGCCTTTTCCATGAAACTCAAAATGAAGCTGTTTCCACTGATCATCCATGAGATGTTTCTACAACTTATGTTGAGTCCACCTGTGGTTAATTTAGTGGACTGgggaagaaaatagaaaaaaactgtgCTGCTTTGAAGGCTTCAATGAGCTCAGTAACCTGCATCTGAGTGGAAGAAGTGTGAAACAGCAGGACTCTTCTTAGAGCTGGTCAGCCATCTCAACTGAGCAATACAGGGAGAAGAGTCTTTGTTACAGAGGTGACACGCATTCGGTGTTCCAGCCTTCCTCTGTGGCAAGAGGAGAACTTTCCAGAAGGACAACCATCTGTGGAGCAATCCACGAATCAAACCTGTATGGTAGACCAGCCAGACAAAAGCCAATCCTTTACACAAGCCACATGGCACTCGGTCTGTAGTTTACCAACAGGCACCTGACAGACTCTCAGACCACGAGAAACAAGTTCTCTGGGATGACGAGATAACAACTGAACTCTTTGGTGCGAATGCTTCTCAtcatatttggagaaaaaacaGTCATGGTTCATCACCAAGCTGATACCATCCATACAATGAAGCATGGTAATGGCAGCATtgtgctgtggggatgctttgcagcagcaggaactggaAGACTAGTCAGGAAAGATGAATGCACTGATAGGCAGGCACATCCTGAGTATTGCTCTTAACCTCAGACTAGGTCGATGGTTCACTTCTCAGCTGGACAGTGACACCAAAGCTCAGCGCCGAGAAGGCTTACCAACCattctcaaaaacatttttcacattgttgAAACGGGGTGTTTGTGATAGGAATTTTTGAGGAGAGAGTAATTTAATCCAGTTTGGATCTGCTCTAACTCGTTCCGCAATAAAATgccagttattaaaaaaaacaaaaaacataattttctgtattttaaaaatgctctcATAGTTGAGATTCTTCTGCAATAAAAACTACGGAGGTCTCAATTCTTTGAAAGCAGACAAACTTAATTGTTTTATATCAATATGTTTAATGGAACCGAATATTAGTGTTGCAAACATAAAGACATTGTCTGAGGAACGTGTTCTATGAAACAACAGGAACAATAGCGGACATTTCTTGCACCAGTTTCAGGCcatctctgtatttttttaatagaatatAATCCTTCTGATACAATTCTTGACACTCTTGGTTAGAgaacagagttttttttgttttgtttttttcatgtgcCCAGGCACATATCTTTTAATGCAATGTGGGCAACCAGCCATGCTGTTCAACTCAAATATGCACTAAAGTTTATTGAGTGGATATTTTACCActaaaaaaaaggttgttttattgtgaaaaacttgtatgttttagtatttttttacaCCTTGTTTATTAAGGGATTGACAAACTGTTGATGTAAACCATAGAGTGCCCCAGTTTGCATTATTTCTGTTACGAACGTCCAAActgtaaaaatgataaaattactAATCCTGTTTCAATCTCATCATTTTTGGTCATTGTGGAATTTGATCTACTATTTTTATCTCCCATGCAGGGATGACACTTTGGGATGAAGACATGCTGTCCAAACACATTCGAGTTAGAGAGCAGAACTTTAGTGAGTTTGAAGTAATTACTTCAGATTCACTGCAAAGTAAAACCTCCTCACTCAATGTGGATGCTTCATTGAAACTAAGCATCCTTGGTGGAAAGGTTAAGGTTGGAGGATCTGGAAATTACCTGAATGACAGCAAGTCTTCCAAACATCAGGAGAGAGTAACGCTGAGGTACAAAGAAACTAACCAATTCAAAGAGATGTCCATGTATCATCTTGGAAAGTTGAAGTATGGCAACGTTATCGATAAAGGCTTGGCGACCCATGTCGTCACAGGTATTCTTTATGGAGCCCAAGCCTTCTTTGTATTTGACCGTGAAGTTTCTGAAGGTGAAAACCATCAAGCCATTCACGGTGACTTAAAGATGATGATcaaaaaaataccaaagtttGCTCTACAAGTCAAAGGCGATGTAAAGATGAAtactgaagaacagaaaaaagtggATCAGTTCTCCTGCACATTCTTCGGCGATGTCTGCCTGGATAAATGTCCTACAACCTTCGACGAGGCAATAGAGACATATAAATCTCTCCCAGAAAAATTTAAGGAGAAAGGAAACGATGTACCAATGACGGTCTTTATGTTGCCACTGACCACCTTACAGTCATCAGCTTCTAAACTGGTCACTCAGATTAGAGTAGGGTTAGTTCAGGAAGTTCAGAGTGTCCTAGAGGGCTTCACTGAGCTTGAAATGAGGTGCAATGACACcttaaaaacagcaactctACAACCATTTCCACAGTTAGGAGAAAAGCTCAATCGTTTTAAAGGTTTGTGTGCTGAGTTAAAGCTGGAATTCCAAGAAACTTTAGCAGAGAAGCTCCCATTAATCAGAGGAGGAGCGGTAGAGGAGGCGGAACTGACAAAGATCCTGGATAAGACACGTTCCTCTGTTTGCAACAATAGAACTCTGAACCAATGGATCGaccagaaagagagagaaatctaCACCTTAATGTTGTTTAAAGAGAAGATGAAAAACACAATCTTCATCCAGTCTGAAACTCAGCTGTACAAGGAAGTTGTGAGTAAAGATCAGGTTCAGATTCTGTGCTTTGTCTTCACCTCTCTGGGAAGAGATGAACCATTTCATTCAGCTTTCGCAGCCTACCTGAAAGGAACCAGAACAGATAATGAAGGTGCAggttttgaagaaaagaaatacctGAATGCCTCAGACATTGTATCccaagaaattaaagaaaaactcaatCTCTTCAGTGATTTTGCAGAGGGtaacaaagaaaaccagaaaataaagtttctggCAGTCGGGTTAACAGATGACAACCATAAAAGCTCAACCATCTACCTTTATGAAAATGGCTTCCTTGTCGATACAAACTATAAGCTTCCCTCAAAGCCCGAAACTGTGACAGCTGATGACATCAACCACAACAATGTGACTCTGAAGGTTTCTCCTCCCAGATTTGGAGCAGAGAGCGTCATCTCCTACTCTGTGGAGGTCCGTGAGAATACAGCAGATAAATGGAGTCAGAAGATTGAaccaaaagctgaaaaagtCACAGTTAGAGACCTGAAGCCAAACACAGAGTATGTGTTCAGATGCAGAGGAGTGACTTCAGTAGGTTACGGACCAGCCAGTGACCCCACTGGCCCCATCAAAACATTACCGTGCAGCCCTCCTGAAGAACTTCATGTTCACTGTTCCACAAATACTGCTACAGTTAACTGGAAGAAACCTACTGAGATCGGACAAGATGTTCAAATTTCAAATTACGTCTTGAACTGCACAGGGAACAATGAGGAAAATCATCAAATGATTGTAGATGACAAAGAACAGGCgatgttttctgatttaaagCCAAACGCAAGATATCATTTGAATGTCTACTGTAAATGTGGTGACGCTGGAACAAGCAAGGAAGCCACAACATCTTTTGAAAACTCTTAACTGAACTGGAGGTgaagagcaa
The sequence above is a segment of the Gambusia affinis linkage group LG17, SWU_Gaff_1.0, whole genome shotgun sequence genome. Coding sequences within it:
- the LOC122819688 gene encoding neoverrucotoxin subunit alpha-like, producing the protein MDIDGVVELAALGRPFALGMLYDLRSDSLVTGMTLWDEDMLSKHIRVREQNFSEFEVITSDSLQSKTSSLNVDASLKLSILGGKVKVGGSGNYLNDSKSSKHQERVTLRYKETNQFKEMSMYHLGKLKYGNVIDKGLATHVVTGILYGAQAFFVFDREVSEGENHQAIHGDLKMMIKKIPKFALQVKGDVKMNTEEQKKVDQFSCTFFGDVCLDKCPTTFDEAIETYKSLPEKFKEKGNDVPMTVFMLPLTTLQSSASKLVTQIRVGLVQEVQSVLEGFTELEMRCNDTLKTATLQPFPQLGEKLNRFKGLCAELKLEFQETLAEKLPLIRGGAVEEAELTKILDKTRSSVCNNRTLNQWIDQKEREIYTLMLFKEKMKNTIFIQSETQLYKEVVSKDQVQILCFVFTSLGRDEPFHSAFAAYLKGTRTDNEGAGFEEKKYLNASDIVSQEIKEKLNLFSDFAEGNKENQKIKFLAVGLTDDNHKSSTIYLYENGFLVDTNYKLPSKPETVTADDINHNNVTLKVSPPRFGAESVISYSVEVRENTADKWSQKIEPKAEKVTVRDLKPNTEYVFRCRGVTSVGYGPASDPTGPIKTLPCSPPEELHVHCSTNTATVNWKKPTEIGQDVQISNYVLNCTGNNEENHQMIVDDKEQAMFSDLKPNARYHLNVYCKCGDAGTSKEATTSFENS